The following coding sequences are from one Planktothrix serta PCC 8927 window:
- the cas1d gene encoding type I-D CRISPR-associated endonuclease Cas1d: protein MGTVYITVDDSFIGKTDERLTVKADKKNVLDVPLIKVDGIVILGRSTVSPAVVQELLERHIPLTFLTDTGRYLGRLEPEMTKNIFVRKAQWEAAGESEKALHLVRGFVRGKLKNYRVLLLRQGRKYSNLQLDDNVTRLDNAIAPISYTNNINSLRGLEGAGSAAYFGVFDQLIRGDGFSFQTRNRRPPTDPVNSLLSFGYSLLCHDVQSAVNLVGFDPYLGYLHVQHYGRPSLALDLMEEFRPLIVDSMVLSAINLKQLTPDDFTTEPISNAVFLSNEGRRTFLKLYEQKKQSKFKHPVLGKQCTYQEAFELQARLLAKYLMGDIEKYPPLVLG from the coding sequence ATGGGAACAGTTTATATTACGGTTGATGATTCGTTTATTGGTAAAACGGATGAACGGTTAACGGTGAAAGCGGATAAGAAAAATGTTTTGGATGTGCCGTTAATTAAGGTAGATGGAATTGTGATTTTAGGACGTTCAACGGTATCTCCGGCGGTCGTTCAGGAACTTTTGGAACGGCATATCCCGTTAACCTTTTTAACAGATACGGGGCGTTATTTAGGACGATTAGAACCCGAAATGACTAAAAATATTTTTGTCAGAAAAGCGCAATGGGAAGCAGCCGGAGAGTCGGAAAAGGCGTTACATTTAGTTCGGGGGTTTGTGCGTGGAAAGTTGAAGAATTATCGGGTGCTGTTATTGCGACAAGGGCGAAAATATTCTAATTTGCAATTAGATGATAATGTGACTCGGTTGGATAATGCGATCGCCCCTATTTCTTATACCAATAATATTAACTCTTTACGCGGTTTAGAAGGGGCGGGAAGTGCGGCTTATTTTGGAGTATTTGATCAGTTAATTCGGGGAGATGGTTTTAGTTTTCAAACTCGCAACCGTCGCCCTCCCACAGATCCGGTTAATTCTTTGCTCAGTTTTGGTTATTCTTTATTGTGTCATGATGTACAAAGTGCGGTTAATTTAGTCGGGTTTGATCCTTATTTGGGTTATCTTCATGTTCAACATTATGGTCGTCCGAGTTTGGCTTTGGATTTAATGGAGGAGTTTCGACCGTTAATTGTGGATTCTATGGTATTGAGTGCGATTAATTTAAAACAGTTGACTCCTGATGATTTTACCACAGAACCCATTAGCAATGCGGTGTTTTTAAGTAATGAAGGACGGCGAACTTTTCTAAAATTATATGAACAGAAAAAACAATCTAAGTTCAAACATCCAGTTTTAGGTAAACAATGTACTTATCAAGAGGCGTTTGAACTTCAAGCGCGTTTGTTAGCTAAATATTTGATGGGTGACATTGAAAAATATCCGCCTTTGGTGTTAGGATAG
- the cas2 gene encoding CRISPR-associated endonuclease Cas2: MFVVVSYDISEDKRRTKIHSILKSYGQWMQYSVFECELTNTQYAKLRSRLNKIINPETDSIRFYFLCACCQGKVERIGGEQLRDNTIFFA; this comes from the coding sequence ATGTTTGTTGTGGTGTCTTACGATATTTCTGAGGATAAACGTCGCACTAAGATTCACTCGATCTTGAAATCCTATGGTCAATGGATGCAATATAGTGTGTTTGAATGCGAGTTGACTAACACACAATATGCTAAATTGCGATCGCGTCTCAACAAAATTATTAACCCTGAAACGGATAGTATTCGCTTTTATTTCCTCTGTGCTTGTTGTCAGGGTAAAGTTGAACGCATCGGCGGCGAACAGCTACGCGATAATACGATTTTTTTTGCTTAG